A single Bacillus sp. HMF5848 DNA region contains:
- the acsA gene encoding acetate--CoA ligase, with protein sequence MKVEALPVAQGDFNLKNYEEECRSFSWGETEKYFSWSETGRVNLAYEAIDRHAKGFRKNKVALFYRDPERNEKYTFKEMMELSNKAGNVLKQVGDVEKGDRVFIFMPRSPELYFTVLGAIKLGAIVGPLFEAFMEGAVRDRLQDSEAKVLVTTPELLERVPVDELTALKHVILVGDNIEEKDCYLDFHKYFATASTKLDIEWVDRKDGLILHYTSGSTGKPKGVLHVHNAMIQHYQTAKWVLDLKEDDIYWCTADPGWVTGTSYGIFGPWLMGATNVILGGRFRPELWYEAIADLGVTVWYSAPTAFRMLMGAGDELVKQYDLSSLRHVLSVGEPLNPEVVRWGVKVFNLRIHDTWWMTETGGQLICNYPCMEIRPGSMGKPIPGVKAAIVDDQGNELPPFRMGNLAIKKGWPSMMHTIWNNKEKYESYFMPGDWYVSGDSAYMDEDGYFWFQGRIDDVIMTSGERVGPFEVESKLVEHHAVAEAGVIGKPDPVRGEIIKAFIALRDGYEQSDELKEEIRQFVKKGLAAHAAPREIEFRDKLPKTRSGKIMRRVLKAWELDLPTGDLSTMED encoded by the coding sequence ATGAAAGTGGAAGCGCTGCCAGTGGCGCAAGGGGATTTTAATTTAAAAAATTATGAGGAAGAGTGTAGGTCATTTTCATGGGGAGAAACAGAAAAATATTTTTCATGGTCTGAAACTGGTAGAGTAAACTTAGCTTATGAGGCGATAGATAGACATGCAAAAGGCTTCAGAAAAAATAAAGTTGCTCTTTTTTATCGAGACCCAGAGCGCAATGAAAAGTATACTTTTAAAGAAATGATGGAGTTGTCTAACAAAGCGGGGAACGTATTAAAGCAAGTTGGAGATGTTGAAAAGGGAGATCGAGTTTTTATCTTTATGCCTCGATCACCAGAGTTGTATTTTACAGTACTAGGTGCTATAAAACTAGGTGCTATAGTTGGGCCACTTTTTGAAGCATTTATGGAGGGGGCTGTTCGTGATCGTTTACAGGATAGTGAAGCAAAGGTTCTCGTAACAACACCTGAATTGCTAGAACGTGTACCAGTAGATGAGCTAACGGCACTTAAGCATGTTATTTTAGTAGGAGATAACATCGAAGAAAAAGACTGTTATTTAGACTTCCACAAGTATTTTGCAACAGCTAGTACAAAGCTCGATATAGAGTGGGTTGATCGCAAGGACGGTCTTATTTTACATTATACGTCAGGCTCTACTGGAAAACCAAAAGGTGTGTTACATGTTCATAATGCTATGATTCAGCACTATCAAACTGCTAAATGGGTTCTTGATTTAAAAGAAGATGATATATATTGGTGTACTGCAGATCCAGGTTGGGTAACTGGAACATCATACGGTATTTTTGGTCCGTGGTTAATGGGAGCCACGAACGTGATTTTAGGTGGACGATTTAGACCTGAATTATGGTACGAAGCAATTGCTGACTTAGGTGTGACAGTATGGTATAGTGCACCAACAGCATTTCGTATGCTAATGGGTGCGGGAGATGAGCTTGTTAAGCAATATGACTTATCTTCATTACGTCATGTTCTTAGTGTGGGAGAGCCTTTGAATCCTGAGGTTGTTCGTTGGGGTGTAAAAGTATTTAATTTACGAATCCACGATACGTGGTGGATGACTGAAACGGGTGGACAATTGATTTGTAACTATCCGTGCATGGAAATTCGCCCTGGTTCCATGGGGAAGCCTATTCCAGGCGTTAAGGCAGCTATTGTTGATGATCAAGGTAACGAGTTACCACCGTTTAGAATGGGGAATCTCGCAATTAAAAAAGGTTGGCCATCCATGATGCATACTATTTGGAATAACAAGGAGAAATATGAATCATACTTCATGCCTGGTGATTGGTATGTGTCCGGAGATTCAGCTTATATGGATGAGGATGGTTACTTTTGGTTCCAAGGTCGAATTGATGATGTTATTATGACATCTGGAGAGCGGGTTGGACCGTTTGAAGTTGAAAGTAAGTTAGTAGAACACCACGCAGTAGCAGAAGCAGGTGTTATTGGAAAGCCTGACCCTGTTCGTGGTGAAATCATCAAAGCATTTATTGCTCTCCGCGATGGCTACGAGCAATCTGATGAGTTGAAGGAAGAAATTCGTCAATTTGTAAAAAAAGGATTAGCAGCACATGCTGCACCACGTGAAATAGAGTTCCGAGATAAATTGCCAAAAACTCGAAGTGGTAAGATTATGCGTCGTGTGTTAAAGGCTTGGGAGCTTGACTTGCCAACAGGCGATCTATCTACGATGGAAGACTAA
- a CDS encoding GNAT family N-acetyltransferase, translating into MEHIKTYNAKELKTPQGTIIVEGPLSGEKVASFEFHKDLVAFRQPHQQHKAISEIADLPEGRIIVARHHNTIIGYVTFLYPDPLERWSEAKLENMIELGAIEVIPQFRGCAVGKNLLQVSMMDDAMQDYIIITTEYYWHWDLKGTGLNVWEYRKIMEKMMNAGGLEWFATDDPEISSHPANCLMVRIGKRVDNESIQRFDRIRFMNRFMY; encoded by the coding sequence TTGGAACATATAAAAACATATAATGCGAAGGAGCTTAAAACACCCCAAGGCACCATTATTGTTGAAGGACCTTTGTCAGGAGAAAAAGTTGCCTCCTTTGAATTTCATAAAGACTTAGTTGCCTTCCGTCAACCACATCAGCAACATAAAGCAATTTCTGAGATAGCTGATTTACCTGAAGGTCGGATTATAGTGGCACGTCACCATAATACAATTATTGGATATGTAACTTTTTTATATCCTGACCCATTAGAACGTTGGTCTGAAGCAAAGCTTGAGAATATGATAGAATTGGGCGCCATTGAGGTTATTCCACAATTTCGTGGATGTGCTGTAGGAAAAAATCTATTACAAGTCTCCATGATGGACGATGCCATGCAGGATTATATTATTATTACAACTGAATACTACTGGCATTGGGACTTAAAAGGAACTGGCTTAAACGTGTGGGAATACCGCAAAATCATGGAAAAAATGATGAATGCCGGTGGCTTAGAGTGGTTTGCCACTGATGACCCAGAAATCAGTTCTCATCCAGCTAACTGTTTAATGGTTCGGATTGGTAAACGAGTGGATAATGAATCTATTCAACGGTTCGATCGAATTCGTTTTATGAATCGTTTCATGTACTAA
- a CDS encoding acetoin utilization AcuB family protein: protein MIIEEIMKTEVACLTPTDTIATAIELMNSKRIRHVPIINEDNKLVGIISDRDVRDASPSIFHTNEFADDLQQPLQSLMTTDVITGSPLDFVEEVAALFYEHRISCLPIVKDGMVVGIVTETDMLHTLVQLTGAHQPSSHIEVKVKNKAGMLCEVATVFRDLNTNISSVLVYPDKDERYKILVFRVQTINPLKIIAGLKQEGYTVLWPSVPESYHE from the coding sequence ATGATTATAGAAGAAATAATGAAAACAGAAGTTGCTTGTTTAACACCTACCGACACAATAGCAACGGCTATTGAACTTATGAATTCAAAACGAATCCGTCACGTCCCAATTATTAACGAAGATAATAAACTCGTCGGAATTATTTCTGATAGAGATGTTCGCGACGCAAGTCCTTCCATTTTCCACACTAACGAATTTGCCGATGACTTACAACAACCTTTACAATCATTAATGACAACAGATGTTATTACAGGCAGCCCACTTGATTTTGTTGAAGAAGTTGCTGCATTATTTTATGAACATCGCATTAGTTGTCTACCTATTGTGAAAGACGGAATGGTTGTAGGTATCGTAACTGAGACAGATATGCTTCATACTTTGGTTCAATTAACTGGTGCTCATCAGCCAAGCTCACATATCGAGGTTAAAGTTAAAAATAAGGCTGGTATGCTTTGCGAGGTCGCAACAGTTTTTCGCGACTTGAATACAAATATATCAAGTGTTCTTGTATATCCTGATAAGGATGAACGATACAAAATTCTTGTTTTTCGTGTGCAAACTATAAATCCATTAAAAATCATAGCTGGCTTAAAACAAGAAGGCTATACAGTATTATGGCCTAGTGTACCGGAGTCTTATCATGAGTGA